Proteins encoded within one genomic window of Halogeometricum sp. S1BR25-6:
- the dgoD gene encoding galactonate dehydratase, which produces MKIVDYDLYAVPPRWLFLRVETDTGLVGWGEPVVEGRARTVRTAVEELMDTYLLGSDPLRIEDHWQTMYRGGFYRGGPVLMSAIAGVDQALWDIKGKHHDAPVHELLGGKARDRIRVYQWIGGDRPDGVADAAREKVEAGFTALKMNATSELRRIDSPKAVSRAVERLGAVREAVGDEVDIGVDFHGRVTKPMAKRLAEALSEHDPFFIEEPVLPEHNDALPEIAAHTSTPIATGERMFSRWDFKEVFEQGVVDVIQPDLSHAGGITEVNKIAAMAEAYDVALAPHCPLGPIALAACLQVDACAPNALIQEQSLDIHYNETSDVLDYLADPSVFEYDEGFVDIPDGPGLGVDIDAEVVEARAGHDDWHNPVWRHPDGSVAEW; this is translated from the coding sequence ATGAAGATAGTCGACTACGACCTCTACGCCGTACCGCCCCGATGGCTGTTCCTCCGCGTCGAGACCGACACCGGTCTCGTCGGGTGGGGAGAACCCGTCGTCGAGGGCCGCGCGCGAACCGTCAGAACCGCCGTCGAAGAGTTGATGGACACCTACCTCCTCGGCAGCGACCCGCTCAGAATCGAGGACCACTGGCAGACGATGTACCGCGGCGGCTTCTACCGCGGCGGCCCCGTCCTGATGAGCGCCATCGCGGGCGTCGACCAGGCGCTCTGGGACATCAAGGGGAAACACCACGACGCGCCCGTCCACGAGTTGCTCGGCGGGAAGGCCCGAGACAGAATCCGCGTCTACCAGTGGATCGGGGGCGACAGACCCGACGGCGTCGCCGACGCCGCCCGCGAGAAGGTCGAGGCGGGGTTCACGGCGCTGAAGATGAACGCCACCTCGGAACTCCGCCGTATCGACTCGCCGAAGGCCGTCTCGCGCGCCGTCGAACGACTCGGCGCCGTCCGCGAGGCGGTCGGCGACGAGGTGGACATCGGCGTCGACTTCCACGGGCGCGTGACCAAGCCGATGGCCAAGCGCCTCGCGGAGGCACTCTCCGAGCACGACCCCTTCTTCATCGAGGAACCGGTGCTGCCGGAGCACAACGACGCGCTGCCCGAAATCGCCGCTCACACCTCGACGCCAATCGCGACGGGCGAGCGGATGTTCTCCCGGTGGGACTTCAAGGAGGTGTTCGAGCAGGGCGTCGTGGACGTCATCCAACCCGACCTGAGCCACGCGGGCGGAATCACGGAGGTGAACAAGATAGCCGCGATGGCCGAGGCGTACGACGTGGCGCTGGCGCCGCACTGTCCGCTCGGGCCCATCGCCCTGGCCGCCTGTCTGCAGGTGGACGCCTGCGCGCCGAACGCCCTCATTCAGGAGCAGAGCCTCGACATCCACTACAACGAGACGAGCGACGTGCTGGACTACCTCGCGGACCCGAGCGTCTTCGAGTACGACGAGGGCTTCGTCGACATCCCGGACGGACCCGGCCTCGGCGTCGATATCGACGCGGAGGTGGTCGAAGCGCGCGCCGGCCACGACGACTGGCACAACCCGGTGTGGCGCCATCCCGACGGGAGCGTCGCCGAATGGTAG
- a CDS encoding SMP-30/gluconolactonase/LRE family protein yields MAPELVADYPCETGEGPVWHVDEEVLYWLDIPNGLLYRYDPETGEHGVVREGNPVGGATVQADGSLLLFGAGGAVDRWDGETTTRIATLGEAADTRFNDVIADPEGRVFCGTMPTEDRLGALYRLDRDATFTRVVDEADIPNGMGFSPDGETFYFTVSEEETIHAFDYDVETGGISNRSVLVDTSGEAGVPDGLTVDAAGDIWSARWNGGVLVRYSPAGAERERIEFPARKVSCPVFGGRSLEDLYVTTAGGDDRPDEGDLAGSLFRYDPDASGTPAFRSRVGLD; encoded by the coding sequence ATGGCGCCCGAACTCGTGGCCGACTACCCGTGCGAGACCGGCGAGGGGCCGGTCTGGCACGTCGACGAGGAGGTCTTGTACTGGCTCGACATCCCGAACGGACTGCTGTACCGGTACGACCCCGAGACGGGCGAACACGGAGTCGTCCGCGAGGGCAATCCGGTCGGCGGCGCGACCGTCCAAGCCGACGGGTCGCTGCTGCTGTTCGGCGCGGGCGGCGCCGTCGACCGATGGGACGGGGAGACGACGACGCGAATCGCGACGCTCGGCGAGGCGGCCGACACCCGGTTCAACGACGTCATCGCCGACCCCGAGGGCCGCGTCTTCTGCGGGACGATGCCCACCGAGGACCGCCTCGGTGCGCTCTACCGCTTGGACCGCGACGCGACGTTCACCCGCGTCGTCGACGAGGCGGACATCCCGAACGGGATGGGGTTCTCGCCGGACGGGGAGACGTTCTACTTCACGGTCTCCGAGGAGGAGACGATACACGCGTTCGACTACGACGTCGAGACCGGCGGTATCTCGAACCGCTCGGTCCTCGTCGATACGAGCGGCGAGGCGGGCGTCCCGGACGGACTGACCGTCGACGCGGCGGGCGATATCTGGTCGGCGCGGTGGAACGGCGGCGTCCTCGTCCGGTACTCGCCCGCGGGGGCGGAGCGAGAACGGATCGAGTTCCCCGCGCGGAAGGTGTCGTGCCCGGTGTTCGGCGGTCGCTCGCTGGAGGACCTCTACGTCACCACGGCCGGCGGCGACGACCGCCCCGACGAGGGGGACCTCGCCGGGTCGCTGTTCCGGTACGACCCCGACGCGTCGGGAACGCCCGCGTTCCGCTCCCGCGTCGGACTCGACTGA